From a region of the Streptacidiphilus albus JL83 genome:
- a CDS encoding potassium channel family protein — MTGATGAAPGEPGGDRRRRTGRRFRGRSGSGAARRLRELTPGERRRATAVSAGRSVLATATVVALYYVLPLNGGPADLWAVLRLVLGALLFIVVMVFELRRILRAGLPQLRAVEGLALALPLFVTLFAGAYVSLAHLAPGSFTQPLNRTAGLYFAVVTLGTVGYGDIAPKTDAARILVSVQILVDLAFLALLLRLFVGAARLGLSREEPTDPGGAADPGGSAAPRRR; from the coding sequence ATGACGGGGGCCACGGGCGCAGCGCCGGGAGAGCCGGGGGGCGACCGCCGCAGGCGGACAGGGCGGCGGTTCCGGGGCCGGTCCGGTTCGGGGGCGGCGCGGCGGCTGCGCGAACTGACGCCCGGTGAGCGGCGGCGGGCGACGGCCGTCAGCGCCGGGCGCAGCGTCCTCGCCACCGCGACCGTCGTCGCCCTCTACTACGTGCTGCCGCTGAACGGCGGCCCCGCCGACCTCTGGGCGGTGCTGCGGCTCGTCCTCGGCGCGCTGCTCTTCATCGTGGTGATGGTCTTCGAGCTGCGCCGCATCCTCCGGGCCGGCCTGCCGCAGCTGCGCGCGGTCGAGGGCCTGGCGCTGGCGCTGCCGCTGTTCGTGACCCTGTTCGCCGGCGCCTACGTGTCCCTCGCGCACCTGGCCCCCGGCAGTTTCACCCAGCCCCTGAACCGGACGGCCGGCCTGTACTTCGCCGTCGTGACCCTGGGTACCGTCGGCTACGGCGACATCGCCCCGAAGACCGATGCCGCCCGCATCCTGGTGAGTGTCCAGATCCTGGTGGACCTGGCCTTCCTCGCGCTGCTGCTGCGGCTCTTCGTCGGCGCCGCCCGCCTGGGCCTGAGCCGCGAGGAGCCCACCGATCCTGGCGGGGCCGCCGATCCCGGGGGGAGCGCCGCACCGCGTCGGCGGTGA